In Megalobrama amblycephala isolate DHTTF-2021 linkage group LG10, ASM1881202v1, whole genome shotgun sequence, one DNA window encodes the following:
- the alms1 gene encoding uncharacterized protein alms1 isoform X2: MRANVCVRHNMDLEEDAANVNNTPAEAPCQQQGQNVHGSEAGRPNTDPDNPGRPFSNTQDLSVEPLIDRSETLQLEFQNSQMSPALTLLPCLDKSHLLSDSTFFQQTDAEFVPLRGFPDLSVVSERCPRISHLTDASHLQHTIYEQATLSQHPLEVLSEGEKSCCSLSQHSLSPGDHCKGLEDQGSVSYSAADQINRHMEGEEQTAAQQLSERMSAQEPTLEEDVIVAVSSSSAVPSVSNSQNADKSQLDHSLNLQTGREQPQGGSLSLSSSFQKAAGSVVGPDVSNITFRESQMHGHLRDQLLSAGQRGSISAPASKNHSGNKSGLCVTPAGEGLMHVPGLQRALWSSGHLTATDGSFLSSQPVSQSTPAVPLMRPPLALTKLSLIHSKQEAVAFEAASAQNSLSKTGLIPSLDLSGQHSSPIYSETTATAFGGTSETAQLMSHAHPVSNEQVPPPVLNSPAFDTLHSDTQPSGTEMKDQVPCLPLGRVQSLPCLSYLQKVDAWKANQSSSRSFYDNLDLQGFDGVSPKKKSQDAVSEALKHMLSRDMRQAFCAKASSQVTQPLSSSHSGSGSPRRVDVVGAGPCRGQASESPVNRSHSHSSLSSVVTSIQRDTGTHSQQVPAAQSDVIIPATRSLDSRPSLLSGGRGEGGNSSAPHMDKSSIKMSPLLSLGRFSDVSSSLNMSSTLSSSQGSYHGEQSMRVSVGAASSVVSLEVDNYAPYWTSRPASPPHTKELNIEDRIPLYLLNLGIDQSPSTILNPFTQRGPIREPEFSPTDLCTIKGSIGTPTKSTQPSEVDSLQKETFSSSSQLSADSSASVTHRQSAHEQSQPTSDRSVKMIFTEADTQPFHSTLHPSSSLQQSDAPQSEESFGLPDQLSPESVPPPGPREVIKEDDDSFVGSGTLHEIRRLLGRAESLVSGRSSLSSSPGSHRLSESDTSLVSLGRNTRGYHNDTSLSAGGNLSLLLTRSSSDSALKGSLSSSQGPQQTDRSTLEPAAHSLNREESLKSRNLCVTPRRAEPEGCSAADPDKAKPPTATSVMQINVPSIPENLQQNQGKTEDAAIGSSENSLSHVSAEVESLSDSSSESSLAARVAKLLQSESPVSMVTSRPSTADPEDNRAREWILMKVSGRRCESLELNTEDRERIEDIKRELLLNTKNTKWSSDSEGSSQSSVGPGSQLVKDLGGLRNMENHISDQLQKATPKPLDTDPIYTPLQQDLGAKVHQIALRERLSPQPFTSITIATNRRTPSPQSLPNYPITGTAELNNVGPKHETSEREIHHRLGTQLRHQPLIIPNVSDSEKETEREGQHREYKEREEMTDDNKENAVTNDSKSVQRMPQMDYPVTASNQILSSAASVSTFGYKSHLSQMHVTLSPKPKHPSSPVKYHSSRPSSQNTSKDVPLQRHSRIVSSMTDEHLQSIHRISRSNHARSYEPREPVRGQNAGTVSVHLQARYPQTFVHSQRLAGTSRTLSVQAATIPALLPYKPHGSSELFYIQQTDPELSPGRSDTTVESSHPGSDDALPPHFNIDVLGSRELEDNIITPKHKEGIYSKRANMKRVSSVSGNGLPESVVTFADQNDRTAPEVSYVPEKNIETVSINEQYKDEEENFVPLHMEADYSTDDVHLHSNSMQEPKLPLEPLHLPSQSIRKSYRGSKKRTDRTPHDVNMEISSSLDQLWRRFSEKWSMDETRLTNEGEMSLLDRLERLSRLIHSTTPTDQTILQPEGRNGDYDRRSDREDGTTEGGEQRERVQLEADPQQAWSEHEESQERVHRCPAERDESASVSMETSSSLSTVDTERLLRAFGPHRVSSKGLKSSDSLLRLYNSINMQKTGRRKPSAKHVAVSVGTNDVSTDDSTVSADSLSSSSTFSHHSQRGVSHSLNSKRSKVRQLSKGVQAGDLEIVINATRRHTRDVGTIFPSPGAFKNVHSPNTFGRGIQSGVPIPTASTAKPTQSLTALKRDNKSVRTHYPNGVSWFVSADELKCDGRKENQPQSESAPNLSQAWFEPYSKIRPWRELTREPLRERQNQQEHDRPTESRTDTETDFSDKPSALVRLSLQEALALHRPEFVSRSRERMKRLGLLVEERRLQAVFSREREELFNCPGPSRSLRPAPVPRKRVVPRREMVQRSKEKYAQLPEVQKRKEEERRRAEYRSYRLNARLFNKKVTNRVLGKRAPWQ; this comes from the exons ATGCGCGCTAACGTCTGCGTCCGTCACAACATGGATTTAGAGGAGGATGCTGCAAACGTAAACAAT ACCCCTGCAGAGGCTCCCTGCCAGCAGCAAGGACAAAATGTGCATGGTTCAGAGGCTGGCAGACCAAACACAGATCCTGACAATCCTGGAAGACCATTTAGTAACACTCAGGATTTAAGCGTGGAGCCGCTGATAGACAGATCTGAGACTTTACAACTAG AGTTTCAGAATAGCCAGATGTCACCAGCACTTACCCTGCTTCCCTGCCTGGACAAATCTCACCTTCTTTCTGACTCCACGTTTTTTCAGCAGACAGATGCAGAATTTGTCCCTCTCCG GGGATTTCCTGATCTCTCAGTTGTCTCTGAGAGATGTCCCAGAATTTCACATTTAACTGATGCGTCCCACCTCCAACATACTATTTATGAGCAGGCTACACTTTCCCAGCATCCTTTGGAGGTACTGTCAGAGGGTGAAAAAAGCTGCTGTTCACTGTCCCAGCACAGCTTGTCACCTGGAGACCATTGCAAAGGACTTGAGGATCAAGGGAGTGTTTCATATAGTGCTGCAGACCAAATCAACAGACATATGGAGGGAGAAGAGCAGACAGCTGCTCAGCAGCTTAGTGAGAGAATGTCTGCTCAGGAACCGACATTGGAAGAGGATGTTATTGTGGCTGTTAGCAGCAGTAGTGCCGTTCCCTCTGTCTCAAATTCCCAAAACGCAGACAAAAGCCAGTTAGATCATTCCCTGAATCTTCAAACAGGCCGAGAGCAGCCGCAAGGAGGCTCACTGTCATTATCATCTTCATTTCAGAAGGCTGCAGGTTCAGTTGTTGGCCCGGATGTGTCAAATATTACTTTTCGTGAGTCACAAATGCATGGCCATCTCCGTGATCAGCTTCTGTCTGCAGGACAAAGAGGCTCAATATCTGCACCAGCAAGTAAGAATCATAGTGGGAACAAAAGTGGACTGTGTGTAACACCAGCTGGTGAAGGTCTGATGCATGTACCAGGTCTGCAGAGAGCACTCTGGAGCTCCGGTCATCTAACAGCAACAGATGGTTCATTCTTGAGCTCGCAGCCTGTGTCTCAGTCCACACCGGCGGTACCTCTCATGAGACCCCCACTAGCATTGACCAAACTCTCACTCATACACTCCAAACAAGAGGCTGTTGCCTTTGAGGCTGCATCGGCCCAAAACAGTCTCTCCAAAACTGGCTTAATACCATCATTGGACCTAAGCGGTCAACATTCCTCTCCCATTTACTCTGAAACAACAGCTACAGCCTTTGGTGGAACTTCAGAGACTGCGCAATTGATGTCACATGCCCATCCCGTCTCAAATGAACAAGTCCCTCCTCCTGTTTTAAATTCACCGGCCTTTGATACACTTCACTCTGACACTCAGCCCTCTGGTACAGAGATGAAAGATCAGGTTCCTTGTTTGCCCCTTGGGAGAGTACAGTCTCTTCCCTGTCTGAGCTACTTACAAAAAGTAGATGCCTGGAAAGCCAATCAAAGTTCTAGCAGGTCGTTTTATGATAATTTGGACCTACAGGGGTTTGATGGTGTGTCGCCCAAGAAAAAATCACAGGATGCAGTGTCTGAGGCACTTAAGCACATGCTTTCTCGAGACATGCGTCAGGCATTTTGTGCTAAAGCCAGCTCACAGGTGACTCAGCCACTGTCCTCCTCTCATTCTGGAAGCGGCTCACCCCGTCGGGTGGATGTAGTTGGGGCGGGTCCGTGTAGAGGACAAGCATCTGAGTCACCTGTCAATCGCTCGCACTCTCACTCCTCCCTGAGCTCTGTGGTGACCTCTATTCAGAGAGACACTGGCACACACAGTCAGCAAGTTCCAGCTGCACAATCTGATGTTATCATTCCAGCCACTAGATCATTGGACAGTCGGCCATCCTTACTTTCAGGAGGAAGAGGTGAAGGAGGGAATAGTTCAGCTCCTCACATGGACAAAAGCTCCATCAAGATGTCTCCTCTCCTCAGTCTCGGTCGCTTCAGTGATGTGTCATCAAGCCTCAACATGAGCAGCACCCTCTCCAGCTCTCAAGGCAGTTACCATGGTGAGCAGAGTATGAGGGTGTCAGTGGGTGCTGCCTCTTCTGTTGTGAGTCTTGAGGTAGATAATTATGCACCCTACTGGACCTCCAGACCTGCGTCTCCTCCTCACACTAAGGAGCTCAACATTGAAGACAGAATCCCT tTGTACCTCCTAAATTTGGGTATCGACCAATCACCTTCAACAATCCTAAATCCCTTTACTCAACGAGGACCAATCAGAGAGCCTGAATTCTCTCCTACTGACTTATGTACCATCAAAGGCTCCATAGGAACACCAACTAAAAGCACACAGCCATCTGAAG tTGACAGTCTTCAGAAGGAGACATTCTCCAGTTCCAGCCAGCTCTCAGCTGACTCCAGTGCTTCTGTCACACACCGCCAATCAGCGCATGAGCAAAGCCAGCCAACCAGTGACAGAAGTGTAAAGATGATATTCACTGAGGCGGATACTCAACCATTTCATTCAACATTACATCCTTCATCAAGTCTACAACAATCTGATGCTCCACAAAGTGAAGAAAGCTTTGGCCTCCCAGACCAGCTCAGCCCAGAATCTGTGCCTCCTCCAGGTCCCAGAGAAGTGATAAAGGAGGACGACGACTCTTTTGTGGGCTCTGGCACACTACATGAAATCAGGCGTTTGCTGGGCCGTGCAGAAAGCCTGGTTTCTGGTCGATCCTCTCTGTCTTCCTCCCCAGGCTCACACCGCCTCTCAGAGAGTGACACGTCCCTTGTTTCACTAGGACGAAACACTCGAGGTTATCACAATGACACATCCCTGTCAGCTGGTGGGAACCTTTCTCTACTGCTAACTCGCTCTTCATCAGATTCGGCTTTAAAAGGAAGTTTGTCGTCCTCCCAGGGCCCACAACAGACAGACCGATCAACTTTAGAGCCTGCTGCTCACTCTTTGAACAGAGAGGAAAGTTTGAAGTCACGTAACCTCTGTGTGACCCCAAGGCGGGCTGAGCCTGAGGGCTGCAGTGCTGCTGACCCAGACAAGGCAAAACCACCTACAGCCACATCTGTAATGCAGATAAATGTTCCTTCGATACCAGAGAACCTTCAACAGAACCAAGGCAAGACTGAGGATGCTGCGATTGGCTCCTCCGAGAATAGTTTGTCTCATGTCTCAGCTGAGGTTGAAAGTTTGAGTGACAGTAGCAGTGAAAGTTCATTGGCTGCCAGAGTTGCCAAGCTCCTGCAGAGTGAGTCACCTGTTTCTATGGTTACAAGCCGGCCAAGCACCGCTGACCCAGAAGATAACCGTGCCCGAG AATGGATCCTTATGAAGGTTTCTGGCCGCCGTTGTGAAAGTTTAGAGCTAAACACAGAGGACAGGGAGAGAATTGAAGACATCAAAAGAGAGCTTCTACTGAACACCAAAAACACCAAG TGGAGCTCAGATTCTGAGGGCAGTTCTCAGTCGAGTGTTGGTCCTGGATCCCAGCTGGTGAAGGACCTTGGTGGACTGCGTAACATGGAGAATCATATCTCAGATCAGCTGCAGAAAGCTACTCCAAAACCTTTGGACACCGATCCAATTTACACACCTTTACAACAGGATCTAGGGGCCAAAGTTCACCAGATCGCCCTCAGAGAACGGCTCAGCCCTCAGCCTTTTACTTCTATTACTATAGCAACCAATCGACGCACTCCATCTCCACAGTCACTGCCAAATTACCCTATCACAGGTACTGCAGAATTGAATAATGTTGGTCCCAAGCATGAGACGTCAGAGCGAGAGATCCACCACAGATTGGGAACACAACTGAGACATCAGCCACTCATTATACCAAATGTATCTGACAGCgaaaaagagacagagagagaaggacAACATAGAGAATATAAGGAAAGAGAAGAAATGACTGATGACAACAAAGAGAATGCAGTTACGAATGATTCCAAGAGTGTCCAAAGAATGCCTCAAATGGATTATCCTGTCACAGCCAGTAACCAGATATTATCCAGTGCAGCGTCGGTCTCAACCTTTGGCTATAAGTCACACCTCTCTCAAATGCACGTCACCTTATCACCCAAACCCAAACATCCATCCAGTCCTGTGAAATACCACTCAAGCAGACCATCCAGTCAAAACACCAGTAAAGATGTCCCACTTCAAAGACATTCACGTATTGTGTCAAGTATGACCGATGAACATCTGCAGTCCATCCACCGAATCTCAAGATCAAATCACGCCAGATCTTATGAACCCAGAGAGCCGGTTCGAGGCCAGAATGCAGGAACAGTCAGTGTACACTTACAGGCCAGATACCCACAAACCTTTGTTCACTCTCAGAGGCTGGCTGGGACATCCAGAACTCTCTCTGTCCAAGCAGCAA CTATTCCTGCACTATTGCCATACAAACCTCATGGCAGCTCCGAGCTGTTCTATATCCAGCAGACAGATCCAGAGCTTTCTCCTGGTCGCTCTGATACAACTGTAGAAAGCTCTCACCCAG GTTCTGATGATGCTCTCCCTCCACACTTTAATATAGATGTTTTAGGCTCTAGAGAGCTAGAAGACAACATAATTACACCAAAACACAAGGAAGGCATCTACAGTAAGAGGGCCAATATGAAGAGAG TTTCAAGTGTGTCTGGAAATGGTCTTCCAGAGTCAGTAGTCACTTTTGCTGACCAAAATGACAGGACTGCTCCTGAAGTTTCTTATGTCCCCGAGAAGAACATAGAGACTGTTAGTATAAATGAGCAGTATAAAGATGAGGAAGAAAATTTTGTCCCTCTTCACATGGAGGCAGACTACAGCACAGATGATGTGCATCTTCACAGCAACTCCATGCAGGAGCCTAAATTGCCACTAGAACCTCTCCATTTACCTTCTCAGTCAATCAGAAAGTCCTACAGGGGGAGCAAGAAAAGAACGGACAGAACACCTCATGATGTTAACATGGAGATCAGCAGTTCTCTGGACCAGCTGTGGCGTCGCTTCAGTGAAAAATGGAGCATGGATGAAACACGACTCACCAATGAAGGAGAGATGTCTCTGCTTGATAGATTGGAGCGTCTTTCTCGTCTCATTCACAGTACCACTCCAACAGACCAAACTATACTACAACCAGAAGGCAGGAATGGAGACTATGACAGGAGGAGTGATCGAGAGGATGGGACCACAGAGGGAGGAGAGCAGAGAGAAAGAGTCCAGTTAGAAGCGGATCCACAACAAGCATGGTCTGAGCATGAAGAGAGTCAAGAGAGAGTGCATCGCTGTCCTGCCGAGAGAGATGAGTCTGCAAGTGTGTCCATGGAAACGAGCAGTAGCCTGTCCACTGTTGACACAGAGCGGCTGTTGCGTGCTTTTGGACCTCACCGGGTCTCCAGTAAAGGACTGAAAAGCAGTGACAGCTTGCTCAGACTTTACAACTCCATCAATATGCAGAAGACGGGCCGAAGGAAACCCAGTGCTAAACATGTTGCCGTCTCTGTTGGTACCAATGACGTGAGCACGGATGACTCCACA GTCTCTGCTGACTCTTTGTCATCTTCAAGCACTTTTTCCCATCATTCTCAAAGAGGTGTCTCCCACAGCCTCAATTCcaaaaggtcaaaggtcagacaGCTCAGCAAAGGTGTTCAGGCAG GTGATTTGGAAATTGTAATAAACGCCACGCGCAGACACACTCGGGACGTGGGAACCATCTTTCCCTCCCCAGGTGCTTTCAAAAATGTCCATTCACCAAACACGTTTGGAAGAGGCATTCAGAGTGGCGTTCCCATCCCCACTGCTTCCACCGCTAAACCCACCCAAAGCCTGACCGCTCTGAAGAGAGACAACAAGAGTGTCCGGACCCATTACCCAAATG GTGTGTCATGGTTTGTCTCAGCTGATGAGCTGAAGTGTGACGGTCGCAAGGAAAACCAGCCACAGAGTGAATCGGCACCTAACCTAAGCCAAGCCTGGTTTGAGCCTTACAGTAAAATCCGACCCTGGAGAGAACTGACCAGAGAACCTCTAAGAGAGAGACAGAACCAACAAGAGCATGACAGGCCAACAGAGTCTAGAACAGATACCGAGACAGATTTCAGCGACAAACCCTCGGCTCTTGTTCGCCTTTCACTACAG